TACTGCCAAGGAGTGAACAGAATGATTTACATGTCAGCTGAATCAACTCATCACATCCACCACTTCCAAAATTACCTTGTAGCTGTTTTCTGAGTCTCAGGACTGAGCCCATCTCACAGTCTATACTGCTGTAGGCATGTGGCACTGTAGTCTGGAATGTACAGGAGAACAGATAAGATACAGAAGAACAACCTACAAATGTCAAACTATTGTCTGATTAAGTTTTCAATGTTAACTTGTTTAATAGGTGGGCATACAGCTGATCAGAGTTATTAAGAGCAACTTTGCACAATTATTACATTTGAATACAGCCGGCAGATACATTGAAACAAGTGAACATGACACATATTGTGGTTTAAGAGAAAAGGAATACAAGTCCTACCTTTGATTGTGTGAGTCTTTTTGCTATTACCCTCCTCATGCTTGTGTGTGGGATGTCAACAAACTCATCCTGAAAGACATATTTTTGACAATCATGTCTGAAACTGTCTGAAAACCTATGGAAGAGCTACATATGCTTTGAGTTTTTCTGGTATGCATTATGCATTTTgctgttaacttttttttaccggTATATCTAGTTTTTCTTCATCACACAACTTGCCCATTTTCACTTGACACCCCCCTCTAGTCCACCCCATGTATCAGTTTGTGCTTACCTCCTCTGCTGCAGCAGGGGGTACTGCAGGGTGTGTaactgggggagggggtgggggaggagCAGCCAAAGGGGTGGGGGCAGAGGGCATGGTAGGAGCCACCACCTCTTGTCTCCTAGAACTGGGGTCACCAGCAAGGAACTTCAACACATCCCTGGAGAACAGTATGTTAAGTCATAAATTCTCTTCACTTATAAATAACttttaaagatgacaacatGACTTACTAGTACTACTTTTTAAAATAGTTAGATTACAAGTAATAACCCAGGACCATTGATATATTATTAGGCTTAATTAATGCTGCGAGTCAAGGTTGTCAGATTCCCTGTTCATGCCTTCAATTATTTTCATAGATAGTAGATCTATCAACATGTTACACACCTTTTCTTCGTTTCATTAATCTATATATTTCTATCAGATAGAACACAGAGAAGTAGACTCAGCCTTGACTTGTTATTCAAAAGAATCGTTCACCCACCCTTTGAGTAGTCTTCCATGTGGACCAGTGGGTACAATAGCTGCAGCATCCAGACCGTTGGAATCTACCAAGTACCTTACTGCAGGGGACAGGTCAACATGtctggaaaaacaaacaaacatgtgcATGTCAGTGCACTGTTGTACTGGAGACGGAAACAACTGACTCATGAATGAGTCTGAAGTTGCAAAGACAACACACCATGGCTGTAAAAAATTCCTACCACAGACAGTCCTACTTGTCATATGAAGATACAAATGTCTAGATATGTACCATATCACACCAATTATAAAAGTTCTTGGCCCTTAGGCCTTACCCTTTTCCCCCTGCCACATGTCTCATGGATGAAAACTCTGATGAGGAGGTGTCCTCTGTGGCTGTAGGTACAGGGGCATCAGCAGGGGTGTCCACTGCAGCAGACGGAGTGCCTGTCTCTGTTGGGATATCGACCTGAGTGTGGTCTTCTCCTTCAGCCACCATCAGGGCTATCAATTCATTGATACGAACATTCTTTGTGTTCCCTGGGACCTGTAAGGGGCATCAGAATGTTAACATAACATAAATGACAAACTGTCTGTGcctatactactagtatatttgtACCTCATGGTATAAAGTACATTTGGAAAAAAGACAAGTTTTTCTCTGTAATACAGAGACATTGCTCCAATTCCTAGAACTAGTCATCCAAGATCCCTGCTCTTGAAATAAATTCCTTCATCAAAAGTTGTTGAGATATGAGTATTTAGCGCAGAATTTACAGCAtaatatataaaaaatattACACTTTTCAACACTCTTAATAATGACTTCATTCACTTTGTTTGGCCAAATTTAAACTTACCAAAATTTTGGCCATGACtccatcatcatcagcatccatTGTAAGTGTTGCTTTGTCTGTCTCAATCTCACACAGTGGGTCACCAGCTGCAATTGGGTCTCCTGTAAAGAATAAACATCAAGAACCCAAAACAAGGTCGATAAGTATGTACAGCATTAGACTCTTGTCAGATTTCAGAGTGAAGCAATTTCCATTTAACACCTAAAACAAGATCATATCAGGATTTTACAACAGATAACTGTGtctgaaaatgaaacaaacttAAGAGATGGTAAATTTTAGACTTCCCTCAGCCAATAAATGGGTACAAGCTGTGTGCTTCATTTCATGAATTAGTGATATTATTTCTGAGCCGCAGAAATGTGCAAAAGTACAACTACATTATGATGTGATAAATGATGACAAACCTTCCTTTTTCAGCCATGAGATGATGGTACCTTCCTCCATAGTGGGGGACAGGGCTGGCATGTGCAGCTTTATTGGAGCTACACCTGATCAGAGATGTGCAGAGATTAGCTGACATGTTGGTTACAAGTCATACTTGTGTACATTACTCCTAAACTGAAGAGAGTAGACATCTAATGCACCGCATTACTGCTCACGCACCACACACCAATCAGTAGTACCGTTGCCTTTTCTTTAATCAAAGTCGTAGCATACTGTAATGTCACACATTCAAAATGATTCTACTGaacacaaaaagtttttttttttttcatagaaataaTTTAATCAGGTTCGTAGAATATATCATATGACTGATGAGAATTCTTGCACACAACCAGGATGTACTTTATTCGATGAAAATCATTCCTTTATTTGGAACATATGATCATTAGAATCAAAGGTCTGAATCCTTGACAACAAAGGAATCAgggttaatgttttttttatatatatattgatggtTAACTTCTCGGATGATGCAAGAAATTGATCATGGTGGGACAGATGTGAAAacttgcccctccccctccatcgAAAAATAACCTTTTTACGTGCATCAACTGACTCTAAATATTGAAACTACCCACCGAATACTTCTGGTGTCCTGTAAAAGTTCCTGTACCATTCTGTGCAGCCTGCCGGGCGCCCTAAGGTGTGAGAAGGTAGAAGTTTGGTCCGACCTAACGTCCTCCACAGGACAGAGGACGCCATGATGGCCTTCTCTCCAACTCAAGTCTCGCGGAATCTCGCGCAGGTTCGACAAAACTTCCCAAGGATAAAACTAAAAATTCTCACAAATTATCCATCAATAGAATACTTAAAACAACAGGATATATATTCTATAAACTTCATCCGCCACAAGGGGTACCTGCGAGCGCAGTAAAGGCTGTTCTGTGGCATGAAAAGTTTGAGCCACGTGACTTCTCCGAACCTGATTTAGTactgtgtcaaaggtcacagccTGTTGGGATACGTGTGGGAAACATTGGTGGGAACGTTGGCTTCTTTCAGTGAAGTTGGCATACATCTTTTGTAAATGATTTAATGCTTATTGTTCTGTTCTGCACGAATAGGAGCAGTAGGCATAAGTTTTTCTCTTCTAGATCAACTTTTCAGACCCGCCCCCATCCATCAGGAGTCTTCAAAAACGCTGACTGAGTCATGAATGGTGCAACATCCCAACAACAACAAGGAGGAACCATCTCAAGGGACAAGGTACATATTTTAGGATCTAAAGAGGCACTTATAAGTTTAGTGGGTGGGCCGAATATGGGAGGGGCGTGCCTTAGTCTTAGATATTCTTCTCATCGTGACAGAATGTTgtcatctgtaacgttataactcTCTGTGTGTTGACTATTTAAattttttgaaataaaaaaaatcttaaaccTGAGGCTTTTGAAAAAGATACTCTTTCAGACATTGTCATTTCTATCTTTCATAGCCAGTATGTTCAATTTGATTGGTGGCAGCTGTAAGTATTAAACCTTTATGTTTTGTGGTTCTTAAAGAGCTTGAACCTATGTCATTATTTTATATAAAGCTTATAATACATGTTTGCAAAATCAGGTTTTAAAACGTGGTCTCCACCCCCAAGACTGGAGTGAGTATGGCCCGGAACACCCCAGGCACCTGATTCCTGCACTCCTCCGACAGTTTTATCACCTGGGATGGGTCACTGGCACTGGAGGGGGGATCAGCATCAAGCTTGggtaatttttaaaaaagtaaaatcaTGTGTTTTCCCACAGGTATTGTATCATAAATgtactgtgaaaaaatcctggtgagaacctTGTAACGTTAACCAATTGAAAGACAAATAATATAAACACTGTCTGACTGATGTATATGGTGGCAAAATCTCATGAAGCAACATTTCTTGCTTACTCAGGCCATACAGGTTTAGTGTGTAATGGTATTCATCTTACCGTTGCTTTTGTTACAGAGATGAAATCTACATTGCACCTTCAGGGGTCCAGAAGGAACGCATACAGGTTGCTTCCTTTATCCTTCCTTCATGTGTTGTGTTTACTCTTTTAACTAAGCTGCTTacgaactactagtatatgctaCATGTTCTGATTCCTGTAAAAAATGTtaatatacacaaatgtatgtattacaTATGTTCTATGctacaattacatgtagtaaatgtttTGGAATGAATTGACCTGAGTTACAAATTTGTTTCCTTCTCTTAAGCCTGATGACATGTTTGTATGTAATATGGAGGAAGAGGACATCTCCTGCCCTCTCCCTAGCAAGAACCTGAAGAAGAGCCAGTGTACCCCGCTGTTTATGAATGCCTACACAATGAGAGGTACTCACGAGTTCCTCAATCTATAGTAAACCTACAGAATAGTTGGTACTGGAACTATAAGTCTACTTGTTTCTGAGTCTTAAGTCGAGATTTCGTGTATTGAGCATAATTATTACTTTTGGCATTTTCGTTCACTTTCATCCCATTACCATTATTGTAGGTGCAGGAGCAGTGATCCATACCCACTCCAAGGCTGCTGTCATGGTAACACTACTGAACCCTGGGAAGGAGTTCCGGATCACCCATCAAGAGATGATCAAGGGCATTAGAAGGGGAAAGTCAGGAGGGAACTACAGGTCAGTGTGACATCAGGTTAGGGGCAGAGATAGTTTAGGGTAGGTGGTAGGTGATGGTAGTTGTAGTTGCATAGCATTAGTTGTTAGAAACAATTTTTAACAGGGACTGAACATCACTGCTGTTTCTCCTTGtatatcttatacatgtacttgtatccCCATCCTCAGGTACTTTGATGAGCTGGTTGTACCCATAGTGGAGAACACACCTGAAGAGAAAGATCTCAAGGTGAGGCACGCATTGCTGTAACCACTGACTGTTGGTTCAACAGAACTCTGAATACAGTCCATACAGATTCCATGTAGTAGATCATTTGTTGCTAACCAAGTACAAAACATACCTGCCATCTTATGACATTTCCTTAAGACAATGTCGTACATTGTATGGTAGTCATCTTCTACTGCTGGATTGagttttttaatgaaaaatactAAATACACTGACTGCACTGGTTTGGTGACCATATGATTTCTGAACAATAGTCAGATGAAATTTCTCAGACTTCCCATTGTTCTTCATGACAGGAGCGTATGGCTCGTGCCATGGAGGAGTACCCAGAATCCTGTGCGGTATTGGTGCGGAGACATGGGGTGTACGTGTGGGGAGACACGTGGGAGAAGGCAAAGAGCATGTCAGTACTGAGATATCCTGTGTCTTTGCTACCTAGCCATTATAGACTGCAGATACTTTTCACAAACCATGTTATGGGTCTGCAGTCATTTGTGATTGATTCTACTGTCTGCAGTATTGCATAATGGATGCCAAATAACGCTCGGTATTAGCTGTATGTAATCTCAGATAAACCAAGtcatatgtttgtttttctagCAAAACAGTGCGCATATTTTTTAATACAAGCaacaaacaaattacacagCACATATgtaaaacacatgtacatttgtatataatgaTGATCTTACATGAGCACGAAATGACTTTTGTTTCATGACTTCCCCAGGTGTGAATGTTATGACTACCTGTTTGACGTTGCTGTACAGATGAGACAGTTTGGCCTGGACCCCGCCCAGAAGCCTGACCCTGCTGTGGAGAAAGGCATTGTTTGAACCACAGGATACATACATGGACTTGGTTCTCGCTTCTGCAAATTCTATAAAGTGGAAAGATAGTTTTACTTTTATGATGCTTATATTTGATgtaatttttcaaattcaaagctTTAAGAATGTTAAAATGTGACTTATTTCACCAATGTGCCAGACGTTGTACCTAGTGTTGCCAGGTATTATTTCTACATATATGTCACAAATATTGAGTGAACACAACCTACCTGCAGAGGTTGTTGTGCCTCATACAGATCCATTTGTTGTACAGTTTGTTAATATCATCTTGACTTCAATGTGATCAAAGTTAAATAGGGATAGAGCAATTTTTGATAGCACAATCAAACTTATAGCTCCAATGAGAAATGACATTGTCCTTGTCTTAGATTTCCCTACATTAAGAATAGCTATTCTAAGCAGATAAGGCTATATGTGAACTATTTGTTAGTTCATACGTTAGACTTGAGTGATTCAACTGCAGATAAATTGAATGATAAATCTTTGTTACAAGTTGCGGAATTGTAGATATTGGAAATATTGCAGCACGTTTGTCCTTTGGATGGAATTCCTTTGCATGTGTCAGTGATGAATATGTTGTATCAAAGTTTGGAGATTTTCATCCAATGTTGATTAAATTAACTGGTCATTTGATCACCCCCTACTAAACAACATGTAACTACTTACTACTTACAGCACCCCACACCATGCCTCTTGATAACATCATCATAAAGCTGCAGTTATTTGTAATTATTTCAATGTGCCATAGTTAAGCAGTCATTGCTGGTTAGAAATAAACATCTAAAATTTCTCAGAGGTCTTTATTTGCCTTTATTGATATCAGTATTGTGATTACTACACCATGAAGTTATGAATATGCACCCTCGTCACTTCCAGACCTCACAGCAGAAAGATTTCCACTCACAGTCGTACAAACTTTAAACTCCTTGATAACATGTCGACATACTGGCTTCATATCATGTCATCCGGGTAGCATCTTTACCTGTTTCGGAATGGTATCTTCCTccaggtcaaaggtgatggcGGAGGCAGATGCTAGTAAGTTGCCTGCTAGTTGGTTACAACCTTGCAATAGCCAGAGGACATTGCATAGGGATATACATCATAACTTAAACACTTCAAGTGGTAGGGATTATGTTTATGTTGCTCGTAGGCCAGACCGACACGTCTGTTGACTGATTGTCTGACCTTTAACATAGGAATTGTCACGTCGGATCACGTTGTCAGAAGACATGTCATTTCAGGGCTGGAGGTCCCGAGGATTTTTCACTGTTTGGTGTGTCGATGGTCCACAAATGTTGTCTGTGTCAATGTACTGATGTTTTGTCAGGTCTGGAGTGTATTGTGAAGTTGGGAGGGAGTGCCGTCACTGACAAGAGCACACTTGAAACACCTCGGCTGGACGCCATCAGGGCTGCTGCAGATATCATCTCACAAGTTAGGGGGCGCTGCATTGTCGTCCATGGAGCTGGGTAAGATTCATTCTGGAAATTTAGTTACGTCTTCCACCGTaaccgattttttttattagataACTCATGAATTTTATCCTtttcttcttgagttatctagGCCACTATCGAATTGACAATCCTTCCAAGACTATGCCATGGGTTGTTTGTAGTACTTTTAAATTTTACTATATATTAAACCTGCTACCCTAActgaagtaacgttacaaaagTGTCGCATCATTAGCTTCACAACACATATTGTGGCCATGGAATATGattgccttcg
The sequence above is drawn from the Branchiostoma floridae strain S238N-H82 chromosome 4, Bfl_VNyyK, whole genome shotgun sequence genome and encodes:
- the LOC118413304 gene encoding pyruvate dehydrogenase protein X component-like, which translates into the protein MASSVLWRTLGRTKLLPSHTLGRPAGCTEWYRNFYRTPEVFGVAPIKLHMPALSPTMEEGTIISWLKKEGDPIAAGDPLCEIETDKATLTMDADDDGVMAKILVPGNTKNVRINELIALMVAEGEDHTQVDIPTETGTPSAAVDTPADAPVPTATEDTSSSEFSSMRHVAGGKGHVDLSPAVRYLVDSNGLDAAAIVPTGPHGRLLKGDVLKFLAGDPSSRRQEVVAPTMPSAPTPLAAPPPPPPPVTHPAVPPAAAEEDEFVDIPHTSMRRVIAKRLTQSKTTVPHAYSSIDCEMGSVLRLRKQLQGSGVKVSVNDFIIKAVGQALKTVPEVNAQWMGEAVQLLSNVDISVAVATDKGLITPIVTDVPSRGLQNISETVKELAGRARIGKLLPQEYQGGTFSVSNLGMFGISQFSAIINPPQSCIMAIGGSRVLVEPTEDGHTTKTVMTVTLCSDSRVVDDALASTFLENFKENLENPFKAALL
- the LOC118413307 gene encoding methylthioribulose-1-phosphate dehydratase-like, which encodes MNGATSQQQQGGTISRDKVLKRGLHPQDWSEYGPEHPRHLIPALLRQFYHLGWVTGTGGGISIKLGDEIYIAPSGVQKERIQPDDMFVCNMEEEDISCPLPSKNLKKSQCTPLFMNAYTMRGAGAVIHTHSKAAVMVTLLNPGKEFRITHQEMIKGIRRGKSGGNYRYFDELVVPIVENTPEEKDLKERMARAMEEYPESCAVLVRRHGVYVWGDTWEKAKSMCECYDYLFDVAVQMRQFGLDPAQKPDPAVEKGIV